From the Toxoplasma gondii ME49 chromosome VIIa, whole genome shotgun sequence genome, one window contains:
- the SRS39 gene encoding SAG-related sequence SRS39 (encoded by transcript TGME49_281930~Gene product name based on ToxoDB Community Expert Annotation.~Signal peptide predicted by SignalP 2.0 HMM (probability 1.000) with cleavage site probability 0.914 at residue 29), translating into MVHSWARAFMKRGVLAALAAVCIAARVSGTPATSNTCVLAEPGADLSVENHTRVALSVTRAGQQVFFTCPDGSPLDPTRAVQQGRFYAASADGTTCLSSQAPEALSDKVPGSYLTVIKGEGISETTVAFFVPALPATAQNVCFSCSGRAANKQDCPVVISIAGRTVGRAVEEDLTCNGEGEKKIAVTEPGTLTLHCGTETPTADPTLARGNVFTGADCTEKVELNTVLKDATLEVKPQEQTPPAQNPDEKKDYVLKVTSMPEATQQICLKCVQLENEKTTTPQKTCTFKIAVGKDAEVDSAGFRPSVVSGVAVGVFVLASSLIQ; encoded by the exons ATGGTTCACTCTTGGGCGAGAGCGTTCATGAAGCGTGGAGTCCTCGCCGCCCTCGCCGCTGTTTGCATCGCCGCACGTGTCTCGGGAACTCCAGCGACGAGCAATACATGCGTGCTGGCAGAGCCTGGCGCAGACCTCAGTGTCGAAAACCACACACGCGTGGCGCTTTCAGTGACTCGGGCTGGCCAGCAAGTTTTTTTCACTTGCCCTGACGGTTCTCCGCTTGACCCGACCCGTGCAGTGCAGCAGGGTCGGTTCTACGCGGCTTCCGCCGACGGAACGACCTGCTTGTCGTCACAAGCCCCTGAGGCGTTGAGTGACAAAGTCCCGGGTTCTTACCTGACGGTCATCAAAGGCGAAGGCATATCCGAAACGACGGTTGCGTTCTTCGTGCCTGCACTCCCCGCGACGGCGCAGaatgtctgcttctcgtgcTCAGGCAGAGCGGCAAACAAGCAAGACTGCCCCGTCGTCATCTCGATCGCGGGACGCACAGTCGGCCGCGCCGTGGAAG AGGATCTCACTTGCAACGGAGAGGGCGAGAAAAAGATTGCAGTTACAGAGCCCGGCACCCTCACCTTGCATTGCGGCACAGAGACCCCCACCGCGGACCCCACCCTCGCCCGGGGAAATGTGTTCACTGGTGCTGACTGCACAGAAAAAGTTGAACTGAATACAGTGCTCAAAGACGCGACTCTGGAGGTTAAACCGCAAGAACAAACACCGCCTGCTCAGAACCccgacgaaaagaaggactATGTCCTTAAGGTGACGTCGATGCCAGAAGCCACCCAGCAAATTTGCCTCAAGTGTGTACAACTAGAAAATGAGAAAACAACGACACCACAAAAGACTTGCACCTTCAAAATTGCTGTCggcaaagacgcagaagtaGACAGTGCAGGGTTCAGACCCTCGGTTGTCTCTGGTGTTGCCGTTGGCGTTTTTGTCTTGGCCTCCTCTCTCATTCAGTAG
- a CDS encoding membrane protein, putative (encoded by transcript TGME49_281950), which translates to MASAASSSLQGGGSSSSSAGAAGVSSGRAGRGRTGPQQNAADLSYREAAPFLPAKIQSATPLPHVTLIKVPPFVAAAWRAAEKQTVVGVTYGDPKSKKKCIFGMAEQRSEAGRASEKGEAPGQEAPGQKTRAPAPTCHLQCASVKPNKLFVLQQQSGASFPAAADVLCVVEESSNFVPLLDQTYHTFLRRRHETTDVFKTRGTIEETRRDTGFDSTATLFHFHTPKPAAASSAGVAEEDDEFSMLGGRRGGLSAAEAARTRTAKQKKAVVTIDEDSLKLRLFSIFEAAGANGLQLKQIAMQTGQPLSFVRQVVEEIAEPRKRASDRKTVFFLKDQYNPYASLTGEEPLAKKPKLT; encoded by the exons ATggcctctgcagcttcttcctctctccaggGAGGGGGGTcgagttcttcttccgcgggCGCTGCGGGTGTCTCTTCGGGGCGCGCGGGGCGGGGGCGAACGGGTCCGCAGCAGAACGCGGCGGATCTGAGCTACCGGGAAGCGGCGCCGTTTCTTCCTGCGAAAATTCAGTCCGCAACTCCCCTGCCGCACGTGACTTTGATAAAGGTTCCGCCCTTCGTGGCAGCTGCTTGGCGCgccgcagagaagcaaacggtCGTAGGGGTGACTTACGGAGATccgaagtcgaagaagaagtgcATCTTCGGCATGGCGGAGCAACGCAGCGAGGCGGGGCGGGCGTCGGAGAAGGGCGAGGCCCCGGGCCAAGAGGCCCCGGGCCAGAAGACCCGCGCGCCGGCACCCACCTGCCATCTTCAGTGTGCATCTGTGAAGCCGAACAAGCTGTTcgtgctgcagcagcagagcgGCGCTTCCTTTCCGGCTGCTGCAGACGTCCTCTGCGTCGTGGAAGAGTCGTCGAATTTCGTTCCGCTTCTCGACCAGACCTACCACACTTTCTtgcggaggagacacgaaacCACGGACGTCTTCAAGACGCGCGGAACGATCGAGGAAAcccgcagagacaccggatTCGACTCCACTGCAACT ctctTCCACTTCCACACACCAAAGCCTGCGGCTGCGAGCTCGGCAGGAgttgcagaagaagacgacgaatTCTCCATGCTGGGAGGTCGTCGCGGTGGCCTGAGCGCGGCAGAGGCTGCGCGGACGCGGACGGCGAAAC agaagaaagcggtgGTCACGATTGACGAGGATTCACTGAAACTCCGGCTTTTCTCGATTTTTGAAGCCGCTGGAGCGAACGGGCTGCAGCTGAAGCAAATTGCGATGCAGACGGGCCAGCCATTGTCCTTCGTGCGGCAAGTGGTCGAAGAAATAGCGGAGCCGAGGAA gcGCGCGAGTGACAGGAAAACCGTGTTCTTCTTGAAGGATCAGTACAATCCATATGCTT CTCTaactggagaagaaccgcTGGCAAAGAAACCGAAGCTAACTTAA